Proteins encoded within one genomic window of Trichoderma asperellum chromosome 2, complete sequence:
- a CDS encoding uncharacterized protein (EggNog:ENOG41), with protein MVRYDRNPRRRSSTPNLKLSPAQMAALQTADPASPPDTPVTSPDFPRKDNPAAFYLLANSLAQDPNIRPYGSGHQFSYRPLEQLSPRSSSSSEADKEHSISGDSSDSASVVSLPTSAQRLRHDASVEKNALELHELDASGDADADAESESEADCEAETDKLKRARLAHGPATSIPERCDFTIDFTIEDMDPMDSEWEGLDVVYPTEIESESDVEAPLSQSASQQRDLDQDMMQDLENLNCSNEASDDETEDDEESEFMRRQQELKRIRRVSMSSSFGKRTHSELSDSDDNDCALDVNEAGSSARRFRKRVHRGSLLFQDPPAPRIDELEEPNSSEDEYANEMRLAQELPYHAMEIMDTDSS; from the coding sequence ATGGTTCGATACGACAGAAATCCGCGGAGGCGGTCATCAACGCCAAATTTAAAGCTGTCGCCAGCCCAAATGGCCGCGCTGCAGACTGCGGACCCAGCTTCACCGCCCGACACTCCTGTCACCTCACCAGACTTCCCCCGCAAGGATAACCCAGCGGCATTTTACCTGTTGGCGAATTCCCTTGCTCAAGACCCAAATATCAGGCCATATGGGAGTGGCCATCAGTTCAGTTATCGCCCGCTGGAACAATTGAGCCCGcgatcatcatcctcgtccgAAGCCGACAAGGAGCATTCGATTAGTGGCGATTCTTCCGATAGCGCTAGCGTTGTTAGCCTGCCAACCTCGGCGCAGCGATTGCGACATGATGCTTCGGTCGAAAAGAATGCCTTGGAGTTGCACGAGCTGGATGCATCTGgggatgcagatgcagatgcagaatCTGAGTCTGAGGCTGATTGCGAGGCGGAGACAGACAAGCTTAAGCGAGCAAGGCTTGCGCACGGCCCCGCGACAAGCATCCCTGAGCGCTGCGACTTTACGATTGACTTTACGATTGAGGATATGGATCCGATGGACAGTGAGTGGGAAGGCCTGGATGTCGTCTACCCCACTGAGATTGAGAGTGAATCCGATGTCGAGGCGCCTCTAAGCCAGTCTGCGTCTCAGCAGAGGGATCTGGACCAAGACATGATGCAAGACCTCGAGAATCTTAATTGCAGCAACGAGGCATCTGATGATGAGActgaggatgacgaagagtcGGAGTTCATGAGAAGGCAGCAGGAGCTGAAGCGCATTCGAAGAGTGAGCATGTCGAGCAGCTTCGGTAAGAGGACGCACAGCGAGCTGAGCGACTCGGACGACAACGACTGCGCCCTTGACGTCAATGAGGCCGGCTCCAGCGCTCGGCGATTTCGCAAGAGGGTCCACCGCGGAAGCTTACTGTTCCAGGATCCCCCCGCGCCTCGAATTGATGAGCTAGAAGAGCCCAATTCGAGCGAGGATGAATATGCCAACGAGATGCGCCTTGCGC